GCTCTTTATTCTGAAAATAGATTCTCATCATCAGAAATCGCATTAGCTATTACTTTTTATGGTATCGGTGCTGTTTTAGGAAGTCTTATAAGTGGACAATTAACAGATAGATTTGGAGAAAGGAAGATTTCGAAAGTTACGCTCATTTTCTTGACTCTAATATTCGTTTGTTTAGGTATATTCTTCTCATCTGGTGATTGGATTTATTTCTTCTTGTTCATATGGGCTTTGGTTGGGTATGCAGGATTTACATCATACCAAGCAAGATTAGCGGTCGAATATTCAAACGAACGAGGAATTGTTATGGCGTGGAATAATACGGCTTTGTATATTGGTATTACTATTGGTTCAATGATTGGTGGTTTTGTCATCTCTAATTGGGGATACCCTTTCCTTCCGTATGTTTGTAGCATTGCAGCAATCATTAGTTTTATCCTTAGTACCCAAAAAGTCCAAGAAACAAAAAAAGAATCATCTTTTTTAGATACATGACCTCAGAATGAAGTCTTTTTGTTGAACTAACGGGTAGCTTTAGTGAAATTCGGGAGTTGTTTAAAACAACTCCTTTTTCTTATGGAACAAACGTAATGCAGATTAGCTAAAGATTACGGTCTGATTATCTTTCAACAATCGGGCTAATATTGATGTAGAATAGATCAGGATAGTAAAAAAGCAGGATGTTTTGTAAAAAAGTAGAATCTTTTACAGAGGTATTTTATTTATTGAGATTTTTTAAACCATGACAGTACAAAGGAGGAGATCACTTTGAAACGAGTTGACTTGCTTTTAAAAGTTTTAGATTCAACATTCGATAAAGAGAGTTGGTATGCACCGTTTAAAGATGCTATAAAAGGACTTACAGCCGAACAGGCTATCTGGAAACCATCTGGAGAAGCAACTAAAACCATTTGGGAGAACGTTAATCATCTTATTTATTACAAAGAAAGACTTACTGCAAACTTGGAAGGACGTGAATGGACACATAATCTCGACGGTGATGAAACCTTTTATCTTACCAATCAATCTAATGATGATAAGGAATGGAAGAAAGTCGTTGAACGTT
This DNA window, taken from Bacillus oleivorans, encodes the following:
- a CDS encoding DinB family protein encodes the protein MKRVDLLLKVLDSTFDKESWYAPFKDAIKGLTAEQAIWKPSGEATKTIWENVNHLIYYKERLTANLEGREWTHNLDGDETFYLTNQSNDDKEWKKVVERSENAQQNLRQVLSAISEQDLNQNSLEGKLLDIMLHDAYHTGQIIQLRKMQGSWPSNR